ACCGGGTGTACTGGTTCAGCTTCTGCCGGCCAGTCGCACCCTCTTTCTTGAGAGCTGCGAGCGTCGGGTGCAACGCCGAGGCCATCTGCACGACGATAGATGCGGTAATATAGGGCATGACGCCGAGCGCGATGAGGCTCATCCGCTCAAGGCTGCCGCCCGAGAACATGTTGAACATGTCGAGTACGCCGCCCCGTCCGAGATCGGCGAGGTCCTGAAGCGCGGAAGGATTGACCCCCGGCAGCGGAACATAGCTCAGGAAGCGGAAAACGATCAGCGCGCCGATCGTGAACCAGATGCGTTGGCGCAGCTCGGTTGCCTTGGCGAAATTGCCAAGGTTCATATTGCTGGCGATACTGTCGGCGCGTGATGCCATTGTAGCTAGTCGATCCTAATCGTACGCCGGCCCGTCCCGGCTCAGAACGGATAGATAGGGAGCAGGTTCTCGAATGTCGAACCCTTGCCCCCCAACTTTATCGTTTCAGTCTGCCTTTTCGGCAGCTTTTTCGGCCTTAGCGGCGGTTACTTCGACGCTGCCGCCAGCCTTTTCGACCGCGGCAACCGCGCCCTTGGTCGCACCGGTCACGACGAACTTGGCCTTGGCCTTGATCTCGCCCTTCCCGAGCAGACGGACGCCGTCTTTGCCACCGCGTGCAAGACCCGCCTCGCGCAGGACCTCTTCGGTGATGTTCTTCTTGGCGTCGATCTTCTTCGCGTCGATGAATTTCTGGACCATGCCCACGTTCACCTCGGCATAGTCCTTGCCGAACGGGTTGTTGAAGCCGCGCTTCGGCAGGCGCATGTGAAGCGGCATTTGGCCGCCTTCAAAGCC
The Erythrobacter sp. THAF29 DNA segment above includes these coding regions:
- the rplO gene encoding 50S ribosomal protein L15; this translates as MKLNEIKDNAGARKGRMRVGRGIGSGKGKTAARGQKGQKSRSGVSIKGFEGGQMPLHMRLPKRGFNNPFGKDYAEVNVGMVQKFIDAKKIDAKKNITEEVLREAGLARGGKDGVRLLGKGEIKAKAKFVVTGATKGAVAAVEKAGGSVEVTAAKAEKAAEKAD